The proteins below are encoded in one region of Mya arenaria isolate MELC-2E11 chromosome 15, ASM2691426v1:
- the LOC128219610 gene encoding uncharacterized protein LOC128219610: MANRARKCPMEGVQATTHAEFVCHTGFQTVGGSSWKCSFNGTWLSDETGTDHTFPFCSETASSLPLIYAVVILSAVCVCLIIKQIVDCVRAKFHKLSSKECPDVESQIKEPLLEREKEQVLEIQEVEESETRHPVSQDAADQPKDSTSRNENNDENVENTEHIPKRNDSPASQRSVNVHITLDIEGRGDKEDTIEPDYTSLNEPDDTLSNELGDTSSNEPDDTLSKELEDSSSYRPADVCSKPIQETGEVETKPNKDKLMQLSNAIVADIPQLSPSAPSESIVFS, from the exons ATGGCAAATCGAGCAAGAAAATGCCCTATGGAAGGTGTTCAGGCAACCACGCATGCGGAGTTTGTATGCCATACTGGATTTCAGACGGTTGGGGGTTCATCATGGAAATGTTCTTTTAATGGAACGTGGCTTTCGGATGAAACCGGTACTGACCACACGTTTCCTTTCTGTTCCGAAACAGCGTCTTCTCTTCCGCTCATAT atGCAGTGGTTATTTTGTCTGCCGTTTGCGtgtgtttaattattaaacaaattgtgGACTGTGTGCGCGCAAAGTTTCATAAACTATCGTCAAAAGAATGTCCAGATGTTGAATCCCAAATCAAAGAACCACTTCTTGAAAGGGAAAAAGAACAAGTTCTTGAAATACAAGAAGTAGAGGAGAGTGAAACAAGACACCCTGTTTCACAGGATGCAGCCGATCAACCAAAAG ATAGTACTTCACGGAATGAAAACAACGACGAAAACGTTGAGAACACAGAACATATACCGAAAAGAAATGACAGCCCGGCTTCCCAAA GGTCAGTAAACGTTCACATCACATTGGACATCGAAGGAAGAGGTGATAAGGAAGACACAATTGAACCAGACTATACTTCATTAAACGAACCCGACGATACTCTGTCAAACGAACTCGGCGATACTTCGTCAAACGAACCCGACGATACTTTGTCAAAGGAACTAGAAGACAGTTCGTCATATAGACCAGCTGATGTCTGTAGCAAGCCAATTCAAGAGACTGGTGAGGTAGAGACCAAACCTAATAAAGACAAATTAATGCAACTTTCAAACGCAATAGTTGCTGACATTCCTCAACTGTCACCTTCGGCACCCTCGGAATCCATAGTGTTTAGTTAG